TGCCGATGTCGAGCACCAGCAGCGCGACCATGCGGCTGTCGCCCGAACGCAGTTGGCGAGCCGACTCGCTGCGCACGTAACCGAGTTCGTCGATGACCGCACGGACCCGTGACCGGGTGTCCGCCGATACCCGGTCAGGACGGTTGAGTGCGTTGGAGACGGTCCCGATGGAGACGCCCGCCCGGTGGGCGACGTCCTTGATGCTGACCTCTCCGGTGGTTTTGCGGTTGCTCCCGCCGGTCGACACCACACCTCCCTTGACTCGGATGTCCCCCCATCTTATCCTTCGCCTGAGTGAAACGTTTCACGGCTGTCGCCCACGAACTCGACACTGGCGGAACGGCCCCCCTCCTCCCCACCGCTCAACCATCGGAGCAACCAGCGATGCCGGACGAGAACGCCGTCAAGGCGGCCTTGAAGCACCAGCGAATCGAGGCCCCTTCCCGGGTCCACGGGCACCAGGAGAAACCGGCAGTCGAACGACGGAGTAAGCGACAAGCGGGTTGGGGCGCGTGATCGGAGTCTTCCGCTCGCCCCCGGCGAGATGCCCTGTCGGCGGGGACTCCCACCACCTCCCGCAGCGGGCTCCCGACACCGAGCAAGCACACCAGTTGAGTCACTCACCAAGCACGAAAGGGCCGATTCGTTGAACGAGCAGCCATCCGAGAACGTGACCGACGAACTGCTGAACCGGTCCCACCGGCTCGGTGCGGATCCGCGCAACACCAACTACGCGGGCGGCAACACCTCGGCCAAGGGCACCGGTCGGGACCCGGTCACCGCCGCACCGGAACGGTTGATGTGGGTCAAGGGGTCCGGCGGTGACCTGGGCACGCTGTCCGGGGCCGGTCTGGCCGTGTTGCGGCTGGAACGGATGCGCGCGCTGACCGAGGTGTATCCGGGTGTGGAGCGCGAGGACGAGATGGTCGCGGCCCTGGACCACTGCCTGTACGGCAAGGGCGGCGCGGCGCCCTCGATCGACACCGCCATGCACGGGCTCGTCGAGGCCGAACACGTCGACCACCTGCACCCCGACGCGGGGATCGCACTCGCCACGGCGGCCGACGGTCCGAAACTGACCGAGGAGTGCTTCGGCGACAAGGTCGTGTGGGTTCCCTGGCGACGCCCGGGATTCCAACTCGGACTGGACATCGCCGAGGTCCGGAACCGGCACCCGCGGGCGGTCGGAGTGATCCTCGGTGGACACGGCATCACCGCCTGGGGCGAGACGAGTGAGGAGTGCGAACGGAACTCGCTGTGGCTCATCCGCACCGCGGAGGAGTTCCTCGCCGAGCGGGGAGATCCCGAACCGTTCGGACCCCCGGTCCCGGCCAACGAGGCACTGCCCGAGACCGAGCGGCACGCACGGGCCGCCGCACTCGCACCGGTGATCCGGGGACTGGTCTCCACCGACAACACGCAGGTCGGCCACTACGACGACCGACGGGAAGTACTGGACTTCCTGGCACGGGAGAAACACCCCCAGCTGGCCGACCTCGGCACCTCGTGCCCCGACCACTTCCTGCGCACCAAGGTGCGCCCGCTGGTGCTGGACCTGCCACCCACCGCACCGCTGGAGGACGTGGTCGAACGGCTGCGGCAGCTGCATACCTCCTACCGGCAGCGCTACAGCGAGTACTACCACCGCCACGCCGACACCGACTCGCCGGCCATGCGGGGAGCCGATCCGGCGATCGTGCTGGTGCCGGGCGTGGGCATGTTCTCCTTCGGCAAGGACAAGCAGACCGCCCGGGTCGCCGGTGAGTTCTACGTCAACGCGATCAACGTGATGCGCGGCGCGGAGGCGGTGTCGCGGTACCAGCCGATCGAGGAATCCGAGAAGTTCCGCATCGAGTACTGGGCGCTGGAGGAGGCCAAGCTCGCCCGCATGCCCGCCCCGAAACCGCTGGCGGGTCGCGTCGCGCTGGTCACCGGCGGTGGCTCGGGCATCGGCAGGGCAACCGCTCGCCGACTCAACGCCGAGGGTGCCTGCGTGGTGTTGGCCGACCGGGACACCGAATCGGCCGAGGAACTGGCCACCGAACTCGGCGGCCCGGACAAGGCCGTGGCGGTCGGCGTCGATGTCACCGACGAGTCCGAGGTCGGCGAGCTGTTCGCGGTGGCGGCCCGATCCTTCGGCGGGGTGGATCTGGTGGTCAACAACGCCGGGATGTCCATCTCCAAACCGCTGCTGGAAACCACCGTGGCGGACTGGGACCTCCAGCACGACGTGATGGCGCGGGGCTCGTTCCTGGTGTCCCGGGAAGCCGCACGCGGCATGACGGCGGCGGGGCAGGGCGGTGACATCGTCTACATCGCCAGCAAGAACTCCGTGTTCGCCGGGCAGAACAACGTGGCCTACGGAGCCACCAAGGCCGACCAGGCGCACCAGGTGCGACTGCTGGCCGCCGAGCTGGGTGAACACGGGATCCGGGTCAACGGCGTGAACCCGGACGGCGTGGTGCGTGGTTCGGGAATCTTCGCCGGTGGCTGGGGCGCGCAGCGAGCGGCCCACTACGGGGTGAAGGAAACCGAGCTCGGCGAGTTCTACGCCCAGCGCACGCTGCTCAAGCGGGAGGTACTGCCCGAGCACGTGGCCGCGGCGGTGTTCGCGCTCGTCGGCGGCGACCTGAACAACACGACGGGAATGCACGTTCCGGTCGACAGTGGAGTGCCCGCCGCTTTCCTGCGGTGACGGCGCTCCTTCCGGTGCGAGCACCGTGTCACGCACCCCCGCTCTGCCCGACCACCCGGACCGTCCCGTCGGTCACCCGTCGACACCTTTGGGAACGAGATCGCGATGACGAGCAACGAGTTCAACTGCGCCGCTGTCGACCTGGGAGCCTCCAGCGGCCGTGTGGTGCTGGGCAGGGTGGGCAGCGACCTGCTGGAACTGACCGAACTGCACCGGTTCGGGAACAGTCCCTCCCGGGACGACTCCGGCTGGCGCTGGGACATCGGCACGATCCACCGCGAGGTGCTGGCGGGGCTGCGCCGCGCCGCCGAGCACTCCCCCAGTTCGATCGGCATCGACAGCTGGGCAGTGGACTACGGGCTGTTGGACCGGAACGGCACCCTGCTGGCCGATCCACGGCACCATCGCGATCCCCGCAACTCGGGAATGATCGAACGGGTCCGGGAACGGGTCGACGACGCCGAGCTCTACGGCATCACGGGGCTGCAGCAGCTTCCCATCAACACGCTGTACCAACTCGTCGCCTCCCTGGAGGACGACGAGCTGGATTCGGCGGAAACCCTGCTGCTCATCCCCGATCTGCTGACCTACTGGCTCACCGGTGAGATCGGTGCGGAGATCACCAACGCCTCCACCACCCAGCTGTTCGACGTCCGCGGCGAGGACTGGGCGTACGAGCTCGCACGGCGGCTGGGGATTCCGAGTCACGTGCTCCCGCCGCTGCGCTCTCCGGGGGAGTTCGCCGGAACGCCGCGGGCCGCGGCCAGCGCTCACACCGGGCTCTCCCCGTCGGTACGGGTGACATCCGTCGCCTCGCACGACACGGCCTCGGCGGTGGTGGCCGTGCCGGCGACCGATCGGCGATTCGCCTACATCTCGTGCGGCACGTGGTCCCTGGTGGGGCTGGAGCTGGACTCACCCGTGCTGACCGAACGCTCCCGCGCGGCGAACGTGACCAACGAACGCGGCGTCGACGGCACCACTCGCTACCTGCGCAACACGATGGGACTGTGGCTGTTGCAGGAGTGCCTGCGCTGCTGGCGGGAACGCGGACTGCGCGCGGATCTCGACGAACTGCTCGAGGGCGCTGCCCGCCAACCGGCGTTCCGCAGCGTGCTCGACACCGACGATCCGGCGTTCATCGCGCCGCAGGACATGCCCACCACCATCGGCGCGGCCTGCGCCGCGGCCGGTGAGCCGGTCCCGGAAAGCCCCGAGGCCACGGTTCGGTGTGTGCTGGAAAGCCTCGCGCTGGCCCACCGCCGGACGGTGCGCGGCGTCGCGGAACTGGCCGACCGGGAGGTCGAGGTCGTCCACCTGGTAGGCGGCGGCAGCCGCAACGAGCTGCTGTGCTCGCTGACGGCCGACGCCTGCGGGCTTCCGGTTGTCGCCGGCCCCACCGAGGCGACCGCGTTGGGCAACGTGCTGATCCAGGCACGCGCGCACGGCATGGCCGGTGACCTGTCCGAACTGCGCGCGCTCGTGGCGGCCACACAACCGCTGCGGCGTTTCGAACCCGGCGACTCGGCCGACGCGTGGGATACTGTGGACCGCCGTGTCCGTGATCGCACGGGCACCAGCACACGTGCGACAGTCGAATGAGGACAGCTCTCCGACGGCGTCTTTCGGATGCCCGCACTGTCGCCGAATCTCCGGAACCGGCGACGGCCCCCTCGTCCGGTTCGGGTGCGCGATCGGGACCCGAGCACGGGAACCGGGGCCGTCGCGGGAGCTTACCAGGAAGGAAACCGCTGTTATGCGAGTAGCGCTGTTCGCGACCTGTCTCGGGGACACGCTCTTTCCGGGGGCGGTGCGCGCCACGCTACGGGTGCTCGAACGACTGGGGTGCACGGTGGACTTCCCGCCGGGACAGACCTGCTGCGGCCAGATGCACACCAACACGGGGTATCACGAGCAGGCCGTCCCGGCGGTGCGGAGCTTCGTCACCGCCTTCGAGGGCTACGATCACGTGGTGGCCCCCTCCGGCTCCTGCGTGGGCTCGATTCGGCACCAGCACGACATCGTGGCCGAGCGCAGCGGGGACCGGAAGCTGTCCGAGGCGGTCGACCGGGTCTCGCCCCACGTCTACGAGCTCTCCGAGTTCCTGGTGGACGTGCTCGGAGTGACCGACGTCGGCTCCTACTTCCCGCACCGGGTGACCTACCACCCGACCTGCCACTCGCTGCGGATGCTGCGGGTGGGTGACAAACCGCGGCGGTTGCTGAGCGAGGTCCGCGGTATCCGGTTGCTCGAGCTTCCCGAGGCCGAGCAGTGCTGCGGCTTCGGCGGCACCTTCGCGTTGAAGAACCCGGACGTTTCCGTGGCGATGGGGGCCGACAAGACAAGGCACGTGCGTGAGACGGGCGCCGAGGTCCTGTGCGCGAGCGACAGTTCCTGTCTGATGCACCTGGGTGGGCTGCTCGACAGGCAACGCGAGGGAATTCGCACGATGCACCTGGCCGAGATCCTGGCGGGAACCGAGGAGGACCGATGAGCGGAGTCGATCTGGGGATGCCCACCTTTCCGGACGCGGCGCACCGGGCGGTGCGCGACGCCCAGCTGCGCCACAACCTCGGCAGGGCGACCAGCACGATCCGGAACAAGCGCGCCGCGGTGGTCGACGAACTCGACGACTGGGAACAGCTGCGCGCCTCGGGCGCGGCGATCAAGGCACACACCCTGAGCCGGCTGGACACCTACCTCGAGCGATTCGAGTCCGCCGTCACGGCTGCCGGTGGAACGGTGCACTGGGCGCGCGACGCGGCCGAGGCGAACCGCATCGTCACCGAGCTCGTCCGCGAGACCGGCGAGACCGAAGCGGTCAAGGTGAAGTCGATGGCCACCCAGGAGATCGGGCTCAACGAGGCGCTGGCCTCGGCCGGGATCTCGGCGTGGGAGACGGATCTGGCCGAGCTGATCGTCCAGCTGGACGAGGACCGTCCCAGCCACATCCTGGTTCCGGCCATCCACCGCAACCGCTCCGAGATACGCGAGATCTTCCGGCGTGAGATGTCGGGGAGCGGCGCCCCCGCACCGGCGGACCTCACCGACGACCCGGTGCAGCTGGCGGAGGCCGCCCGCCACCACTTGCGGGAGAAGTTCCTGCGGGCCAACGTGGCCATCTCCGGGGCGAACTTCGCGGTGGCCGAGACCGGCAGTCTCGTGGTGGTCGAGTCGGAGGGCAACGGGCGGATGTGCCTGACCATGCCGGACAATCTGATCAGCGTGGTCGGCATCGAGAAGCTCGTGCCGAGTTGGCGGGATCTCGAGGTGTTCCTGCAGCTGCTTCCCCGATCGAGCACCGGCGAACGGATGAACCCCTATACCTCCGTGCTCAGCGGCGTGACCGAGGAGGACGGGCCGAGCAACTTCCACGTGGTGCTGCTGGACAACGGGCGAAGCGAGGCGCTGGCCGACGAGGTCGGCAGTCAGGCGCTGCGGTGTATCCGCTGTTCGGCCTGTCTCAACGTCTGCCCGGTCTACGAACGCGCCGGGGGCCACGCCTACGGCTCGGTGTATCCGGGACCGATCGGAGCGGTGCTGACGCCACAGCTGTACGGCGTGGAGTCCGAGGACACCGCCTCGTTGCCTTACGCGTCCACGCTGTGCGGAGCCTGCTACGACGTCTGCCCGGTGGCCATCGAGATCCCAGAACTGTTGGTGCACCTGCGCCACAGGACGACACGGGAGCGGAAGGGCTGGTTCGATCGGCTGACCGGCACGGCGATGCGGGGCCTGGGGTGGGTCTTCGGCGACAGCAAACGGCTGGGTCGGGCGCAACGGATCGCCTCGCTGGGCGGAAGGTTGTTCGGCAGACGTGGGATCGGCAGGCTGCCGTGGCCGATGTCGCGCTGGACCGACGCACGAGACGCTCCCGCACCCGCCTCGGAGTCCTTCCGCCAGTGGTGGGAACGAAACCGGACAGGAAGCGGTGACGAGCGTTGAAACGATCCTCTGACGCACGCGAGGCGGTACTCGGGTCCGTGCGTTCCGCGCTCGCCGGTGGTCAACGTGGCTCGGCCGATTCGATACCCCGTGAGTACCGCGGACAGCGCCACGTCGAAGCCCTGCCGGAGCTGTTCCGGGAACGGGTTGCCGAATACCGTGCCGCGGTGCACACCACCGATTCGACGGAGGCACCGGAAACGGTGCTGGGCGTCCTGGAACGGGCCGATGCGCGGCGAGTGGTCGTACCTGAGGGTCTGCCCGCACAGTGGTCGGATCCGGTGGCGGAACACCACGACACGCTCGGGGACCGTCCTCGATTGTCGACGACGACGCTGGAGAACGCGGACGCGGTACTGACCACCTGCACGGTCGGCATCGCCACCACGGGCACGATCGTGCTGGATCACGGCCCCGGCCAGGGGCGAAGGGCACTGACCCTGCTTCCCGACACCCACGTGTGCCTCGTCGCCGCCTCCCGCATCGTCGACGACGTTCCCGCCGCGCTGGCGGAGCTGGATCCGGCCGGACCGATGACCTTCATCAGCGGGCCGTCCGCCACCAGCGACATCGAGCTGGAAAGGGTGGAGGGAGTGCACGGCCCCCGGGACCTTCACGTCGTCATCGTAGGCGACGTGTGAACCTTTCCCGCCGAAACCGGCACGGTGTCGCTCCGACGATGCCGTGCCGGTTTCCTGCGTCACCTCCCCGGCGCGAACCGAGGATCCCACTACGCTTTTCGGATTCGTACCGATGGGAAAAACAGTTCACAGAACGCTAATCGTGTTATTCGGGGTTTCATCGAAGCTCTCTTGACATTGTTACCCGTGCTACCTATACACTCGTCGTCTACTTGGTAAGCGCTTACCAAAAGTGGGAAAATCCGATTTCCCTTCCGCGGAAACCGCAAGAAGCCACTCAACGACGAACCCGACTGGAAGATCCGGGCGATTGCTGCCCCGACACAGTGCAGTGAAACTTCCGACAACCACGGGAACGAACAATGAGAATCGGCACCTCACAGGCCGGTGAACGCGGCCGAACCCCGAAGATCCTGGGAATGGCCCTGCTGGCGACACTGACCTTCGCGGCACCGGCATACGCCGACGGCGGCCCGAGCACGGCGAGCGAAACCACCGGCGACGTGTCCACCTCGGCCGCGGCGACCGGCACCGCCTCGGTCCAGGCGACCTGCGGCAGCGGGTCCTACGACGCCGAGGTGTACACGAACGACGGCAGCTGGGTCGCCCGCAACGGCTCCACGAGGGTCTACAGCGGCGGCGACATGCGCGCGGCGACCCAGGCGGCCGTGAACAGCCTGACCGCGGGCAGGCAGAGCAAGGAACGAGTGGTGCTGTGGAACTCGGGCACCATGAGCGCGAGCAGCTCCATCGACCTGCCCAGCTACACCGTGCTGGACTCCTGCGGCACGATCGACGTGACGGGCGGTGTCTCCGCCAACAACGCCGTGGTCCGGGGTCGCGACGCCGACCACGTCGAGGTGCAGCACCTCAGCGTCACCGGGGCGCCCTACTTCGGGGTCTTCTTCCGCAACGGCAACGACATCCACCTCGGCCAGATCGACCTGCGACTGTCCGGCGGACTCGGCATCCGCATCGACAACCACGGTGACCGCGGCGAACTCACCACCAACGTGCGGATCGACGACGTCTACGTCTCCGGCACCGACAACCACGGCGTGGAGACCTACGGTGTGGACGGACTGACGGTGGGCACCGTGGTGGCTCGCGACGTCGCCTATTCGGGGCTGCTGCTCAACGACACCACCAACGCCACCGTTGGAACGGTCGATGCCCAGAACGCGGGCACCGGCACCGGATACGCCGCTTTCCGGATGGCCAACCGGAACGGACGCGTCAACGGCAGCTATCCGACCAACATCCACGTCGGCGAAGTGATCGCCCGTGGCGGCGGTCGGGGCGTGTTCTGCGTTTCCGAGAGCGGCGGAGCCGTGATCGACAACATCGACATCGCCAACACCGGGAACAACGCGATCCTCGTCGAGAACTGCTACAACGTCGAAATCGCCGCGGAAAGCGGCCAGGTCACCGGGCCGGGAACGATCCGGCTGGCCGCGCGATCGGAATTCCCGGTGACCAGAAACGTGACCCTGCACAATCTCACCGTCACCGATTCGGCCATTGTCGAGAACCCGTGCGGTGACAACATAACCATCACCAACAACACGCTGGACAACTCCTACCGCGACGTGTGCTGATCCACGCCGGACACGGCGATGTCCGGTCGAGGCCGATCACTCGTGGGGCTGCCGAGCGGCAGTCCCACGAGTTCGATTCCCGCGCCTCGACGCTGCCACCCGCGACAAACCCGCGGTATCCCGGATCAGTCGGTGAACCCGTCGAGCTCCTTCGCGATCTCCTCCATGGCCACCAGGTTGCGCGCCGCCCGCAGCATCAGATCCTCGGCGGTGTTCTCGTCCAGTTCAGCGTGCAGGGGAGAGGCCCGTCGATTACACCCCTTTCACATAGCAACTCGATGCAGACCGCATCCCTCCCGAACAACCACGACAAGGCTCACCATGGCAGCTCCGGACACGCGCGGAGCCCGATTCGGTACACGCCGCGGATTGCTGAATGGCACTGTGCCCCGGTGGGCATATCCTGGACACGATCGATGAATGCAACGCTGGCCGCTCTGTACCTCGGCGACGGGGCGCGGCTGCCCCGACCGTGAGGTTCTCCGGCCGAGCAAGCAACTGGGGAGACGATGACTAGGCCGATCTCGACCAGGCACGCGTTGCGTGACCTCGCTGGGGCCGCGGTTTTCGTGGGCTGTGTGGCGGTCGTGGCCGTGGTGGGGACACTGGCAGCGGGGTCGGCCGGGCAGGAGTACGCGGCGCTGCGCGCACCGACCTGGGCACCGCCGTCCTGGTTGTTCGGACCCGTCTGGACCGTCCTGTACGCGATGATCACCCTGTCCGGCTGGCTCGTGTGGCGTCGCTCCGGTTCGGTGCGCATGGCACGTATCCCGCTCGGGGTCTATGCGCTACAACTCCTGCTGAATCTGTCCTGGACCCCGTTGTTCTTCGGAGCGGGGCTCTACGGCACGGCATTCGCCGCCATCATCCTGCTGCTGGTCAGCATCGTGATCACGATCGTGCTGTTCGCCCGCATTCATGTACCGGCTGCGATGCTGCTCCTCCCCTACGCGGGCTGGACGTTGTTCGCCACCGCGTTGAACGGATCAATATGGCTGCTCAACACGTGAAACGTCCGGTTTCCCCACTCCGGCACGGCGGTTGCCGATCCGCTGGGTTCGACCCCCTGGGACCTGACCGTCGCGTCCCGTCTCGGCCAACAGTAGTGTCCGGCTCGTTGCGGTTCGGGAGTACGAGCACGACGCCGCGCGTCGTCCGTACGGTAACGAGGTAGCGGTCACCACAATTCTCGCGGCGCCCTCGGCGGGGGTGAGGTTGTGGCTCGACAGCGGGTTGTTCGACAGCGGAAGGGAATCGGCCGGGGTGGGTTTGACCATCGAGAGTCGGGCGTCGGAGTCGCCGTGGATCGAGCGAGTGTGGCGCAGCCGTAGTTCTACTGCGGTCTCGAGGATGATGTCGGTCGCGACCTCGCGAGCGGAGCTGGTGATTTGGCAGCAGCGCGGCCAGGTGAACGTGGCTGTTCGTGGGCCCGAACCGAAAGCGAGCCGAGCCCCGGTTCCCGTGGATACGACATTCTTCGGAATTGTTTTCGCGCTCGGCACGTCGATGCCGCATCTTCCGACCAGCAGGCTGGTCGACAGCTCGGTGGAGATTCCCGACGCGACGAGTGCTTCGTTCTGGCTCAAGGGCGGGTGGTGGTCGCTTCCCACCTACGACAATGCCGAGGCGTTCGTGGAGCGGCTGGTAAGCCAGGATGTGCTGGGCGCTGATCCGCTCGTGACGGATGTGCTTGCCGGGGCCTCGCCGAAGGTGTCCGAGCGCACCCTCCAGCGGCGCTTCGTGGCTGCGACCGGGCTGACCCGTGGCGACGTTCGGCAGATCGATCGTGCCCGGCAGGCTGCGGTACTGCTCCAGGAGGGCGGGTCGGCTCACGACGTGATCGATCGGCTCGGATATTTCGATCAACCGCACTTGGCACGTTCGTTGAAGCGATATGTCGGGCGGAGCGCGACGCGGTTGCGTCCCTCGGCGGAACCGGACGAGCCGCTGTCGCTGCTGTACAAGACGGAAACGTTGGCAAGCGCATAGCCTCTCGACCGCAACATGTGACTCAGGAACGAGGAATCGGAGAAGAGAGTATGCGCCAGATTGTTTCGAGTCTGTTCATCTCGCTCGACGGCGTCGTCGAATCGCCGGACCAATGGCAGCACGACTTCGACGAGGAGATGGGCGCGTCGCTGGCCACCACTCTGGAGACCACTGACACGGTGCTGCTGGGGAGGGTGACCTGGACCGAGTGGGCCGGGTACTGGCCGTCCTACGACGAGGGGGACGAGGACTCCGAGTTCGCCCGGTGGATCAACGGTTCGCCCAAGTACGTCGCTTCAACCACTTTGGACAGCGTCGCGGAGTGGCCGAACAGTTTCCTGCTCGAAGCCGATCTGGCGAGCGCCGTCAAGGAACTCAAAGCCGCTCCCGGGAAGGGGATCACCGTGGCGGGCAGCCCCGGTCTTGTCGTGTCCCTGTTGGATCGGGGTCTGCTCGACGAGCTGCAGCTGCTGATTCATCCGGTGATCGCCGGTGGCGGCCGCAGGAAGTTGTTCGCCGACAACAGTCCGTTGCAGAATCTCGAGCTGGTGGATTCCAGTTCGACCAGCAGCGGCACGATCATCGCCACCTATCGACCGAAGTGATGAGCACCAGAACGATCACCGTCGTATCGATTCCGCCGGTCGTAGCGGCAGTGGCATGGATCCCAGCAGCACGCTGCGGCGGATGCGCTTTCTCGCCTGGCGGGGCAGCCGTATTCGAACCTCGTCAGAACGAACCGGTGCGCACGCCCCCGGCGCGTTCGTAACTCGTGACGAGGACACCGTTGCTCGTCGGCGAGGACTTGGCCAGCCGCAGTCCGGTCGGGACCGTCCCGTGTGCGAACAGTCGTTTCCCGCTGCCGAGCAGCAGCGGGAAAGTCATCAACCGCAGCTCGTCGACCAGGTCGTGTTCCAACAACGTCTGGACGAGTCCGTGACTGCCGTGCACCTGCAGCTCACCCCCGTCCCGGTGTTTCAGCTCCTCGACGGCGCCCACGACATCGGATCCCAGCAGGGACGCCCCCTCCCAGTCGACCCGCCGCAGCGTCCGCGAGGCGACGTGCTTGGGACATGTGTTCAGTGCCCGGGCGACGGTGTCTCCCTCGTCGCGCACGTAGGGCCAGTAGGCGGCGAAGATCTCGTAGGTCCCGCGTCCGAGCAGGAAGTCCTCGGCCCCGGCGAACCACTCGTCGATCCACCTGCCCAGATCGTCGTCGAAGTAGGGGACGACCCACCCACCGTGCTCGAAGCTCCCCTCCCGGTCCTCTTCGGGACCACCGGGTGCCTGCATCACACCGTCGAGACTCACGAATGTGGTTACCACCAGTTCACGCATGAGCAGTCCTGGCTCTCGGGATCGGGGAACCAACCGGGCCGGCCGCGACGTGGCCCGGTTCGGTCGATGATTTTCCCTGGACACCCCGATTCTGCCTCCCACCGGCGTTTCCTCGCACACCGAGGAGGTCGCGACGTCATCCGATCGGGAGCCGTTGGCGGAAGCGGGCTCGCGTGCTGTCGCGAACCTCCTCCTCGGTGACGCCGGGAG
This portion of the Actinopolyspora lacussalsi genome encodes:
- a CDS encoding dihydrofolate reductase (product_source=COG0262; cog=COG0262; pfam=PF01872; superfamily=53597) encodes the protein MRELVVTTFVSLDGVMQAPGGPEEDREGSFEHGGWVVPYFDDDLGRWIDEWFAGAEDFLLGRGTYEIFAAYWPYVRDEGDTVARALNTCPKHVASRTLRRVDWEGASLLGSDVVGAVEELKHRDGGELQVHGSHGLVQTLLEHDLVDELRLMTFPLLLGSGKRLFAHGTVPTGLRLAKSSPTSNGVLVTSYERAGGVRTGSF
- a CDS encoding hypothetical protein (product_source=Hypo-rule applied; cath_funfam=1.10.10.60; pfam=PF12833; smart=SM00342; superfamily=46689) codes for the protein MPHLPTSRLVDSSVEIPDATSASFWLKGGWWSLPTYDNAEAFVERLVSQDVLGADPLVTDVLAGASPKVSERTLQRRFVAATGLTRGDVRQIDRARQAAVLLQEGGSAHDVIDRLGYFDQPHLARSLKRYVGRSATRLRPSAEPDEPLSLLYKTETLASA
- a CDS encoding hypothetical protein (product_source=Hypo-rule applied; cath_funfam=2.40.128.120; cleavage_site_network=SignalP-noTM; smart=SM00710; superfamily=51126), giving the protein MRIGTSQAGERGRTPKILGMALLATLTFAAPAYADGGPSTASETTGDVSTSAAATGTASVQATCGSGSYDAEVYTNDGSWVARNGSTRVYSGGDMRAATQAAVNSLTAGRQSKERVVLWNSGTMSASSSIDLPSYTVLDSCGTIDVTGGVSANNAVVRGRDADHVEVQHLSVTGAPYFGVFFRNGNDIHLGQIDLRLSGGLGIRIDNHGDRGELTTNVRIDDVYVSGTDNHGVETYGVDGLTVGTVVARDVAYSGLLLNDTTNATVGTVDAQNAGTGTGYAAFRMANRNGRVNGSYPTNIHVGEVIARGGGRGVFCVSESGGAVIDNIDIANTGNNAILVENCYNVEIAAESGQVTGPGTIRLAARSEFPVTRNVTLHNLTVTDSAIVENPCGDNITITNNTLDNSYRDVC
- a CDS encoding dihydrofolate reductase (product_source=COG0262; cog=COG0262; pfam=PF01872; superfamily=53597) codes for the protein MRQIVSSLFISLDGVVESPDQWQHDFDEEMGASLATTLETTDTVLLGRVTWTEWAGYWPSYDEGDEDSEFARWINGSPKYVASTTLDSVAEWPNSFLLEADLASAVKELKAAPGKGITVAGSPGLVVSLLDRGLLDELQLLIHPVIAGGGRRKLFADNSPLQNLELVDSSSTSSGTIIATYRPK
- a CDS encoding tryptophan-rich sensory protein (product_source=KO:K07185; cog=COG3476; ko=KO:K07185; pfam=PF03073; superfamily=144091; transmembrane_helix_parts=Inside_1_16,TMhelix_17_39,Outside_40_53,TMhelix_54_76,Inside_77_88,TMhelix_89_111,Outside_112_114,TMhelix_115_134,Inside_135_140,TMhelix_141_163,Outside_164_166) translates to MTRPISTRHALRDLAGAAVFVGCVAVVAVVGTLAAGSAGQEYAALRAPTWAPPSWLFGPVWTVLYAMITLSGWLVWRRSGSVRMARIPLGVYALQLLLNLSWTPLFFGAGLYGTAFAAIILLLVSIVITIVLFARIHVPAAMLLLPYAGWTLFATALNGSIWLLNT